GCGCCGACATCGCCGTCCGAGCCTGCCCACACCACTGCCGCTCAGTCGGGTGAGTTCACGCCAGGGCCAGGACGCGGGACCGTGCCTCCAGGTAGCGGGCCAGGAGATCGAGCATCTCGGCATCCGGGTGGGTGAGTTCGGGCAGGTCCTTCGCGCCGATGATCGTCTGGTCGACCGCGGTGACCTGCCGCCGGCACTCGCCGACCGCTTCCGGGGTGACGGTGTCGGCGTCGAGCCGGTCGGTGAGGTACCGAATCGACGCGTCCAGACCCAGACCCGGATTCCGGGTGTTGTTGCCGGCCCTCCGGGTTTCGGCCATCTGCCACCACCCGTCCAGCTCGGCCAGCACCGCGGGATCGGTGACCGCGATCCGCAACGCTCGGTCGATCGACTGCGGATCGGTGATGTCGAACTCGTCCACACCGGATGTGCGGGTGAGGATCTGGCCGAGCTGATGGTTGGCGAGTCCGTCCCCGCGGCTCCACCAGTACGACACCATCACGTGCACCTTGTTCGCCGTCGCCAGCTCCCCCATCACACCCGTCCCCTCTATGCAGACCAACAGTTCTTCCGGTACATCCTCACAGCCCGGCAACCGCCCCGCAGCACCGGGTCAGCGCCCGTGGATCAGTGAGTCAGCCTGTGCGGCTGCAGGTGTGGGTGACCGCGCACATCGGGCACCACGTACGCTCGCCGACGATCCACCCGTTCGTCTCGGCGAAGGCCACCGCCTGAGCTCGGCTGGCGCCGGCCGCGGTGAAGGTGTGCTCACACAGATCGCACCGCACCGTCCACCCACGCCTGCCCGTGGACCGCACCAACGTATGAACAGTCATATTGTCCCCCGACTTCGACACTGTGCCCCCAGCATGGCACACCCCCTCCAGCAGTGGTGACCCACGCAGGCCAGGCCCCCGGCCGTCACATCCGAACCGCAGCACGGGAGTCGGCCCCTCCGGCGTCGTGGTCATGCGCGAGATCACCGAGAACACACCCGAGTCTCTGCGATGCGGTCACCGCCATGAAGCAGTGAGGGTCACGTCCAAAGGGGACGTGTCGTCTGTGCAGGTCAGGAGCATCGTGCGGGTGTCAGGACTCGACCGGGACCAGGCGGTCGAGCTTGGTGTGGAATGGGTAAGTCCCTGGGGCGCTGAGAACCGACTCGACCAGAGCGTCGTCGCCGCAATGCTCATGGGTCGTGAACACCGAGGTGCCCTCAGAATGAACCTTGACCTTGTCGCCGATCTCCAAACCCGCGTGGGTCCCCGGATTCTCGGTCATAAGACATGACTAACCTGTCCGGCTTCGCTGTGCAAGCCGCCGATATTTGTCAGGTTCGATTCGATCGTGCTCCCACTGCCGCATCGGCGCCACACTGTGCCGATAGCCGATCGTCGAGCGGAACGCTGAAACCTACGCTCGGGCGCCATATCGGGCGATGCAGTGCCACACCTTCTTCAGGTCCTGCGGATCGAAGGATGCACTCCGTGCGCGACCGAGGATGGCCGGGGTAAGCAGGCCGTCGTCGGCGATGCCTCGGGCCAGGTCGACGACGTGCGGCCCCCGGTAGTCAGGATGGTGTGCAATCTCCTCGATGCCAACTGTGTATCCGTCGTGCCACAACACTGGGCACGCGAGCGATCGGGCGATCTCGCCGAAGTGCGTGTCGCGGTAGCTGGGGTCGAGAACGAGGGCCTCGACATCTGACGCAATGTCGATGGTTCCGTGAACGTGCGCCTCGATGTAGTCGTCGAGCGGATCGTCGAATTCCACCGCCGCAGCGGTATCGACCAAGTTCATCGCCTCGGCGGTGCCGAACAAGTCAGGTTCGAAGACGCTGTCAGGGAAGCAGAAAGTGGTGCGGTCGAGGGTGTGCTCGGCCAGCAGGAAGTAGGAGGAACCGAAACGAGGAGATCCTCCGTATGGGTCGGCGCGGTAGTTCAGCGATCCATACTTCGGGCGCTCCGCCGGCTCGAGC
This window of the Rhodococcus pseudokoreensis genome carries:
- a CDS encoding DUF3626 domain-containing protein yields the protein MPIDTPPGHIAIAHVRGFAEGVPLDRALRVTVHFHPDLPFNGASTLEAIADRGAYLSQFETRTGNGGLTAHPGGARWKWESRMFVGAYDELEPAERPKYGSLNYRADPYGGSPRFGSSYFLLAEHTLDRTTFCFPDSVFEPDLFGTAEAMNLVDTAAAVEFDDPLDDYIEAHVHGTIDIASDVEALVLDPSYRDTHFGEIARSLACPVLWHDGYTVGIEEIAHHPDYRGPHVVDLARGIADDGLLTPAILGRARSASFDPQDLKKVWHCIARYGARA